A single Aspergillus puulaauensis MK2 DNA, chromosome 7, nearly complete sequence DNA region contains:
- a CDS encoding DEAD/DEAH box helicase (COG:L;~EggNog:ENOG410PH1T;~InterPro:IPR027417,IPR036390,IPR001650,IPR014001, IPR011545;~PFAM:PF04851,PF00270,PF00271;~go_function: GO:0003676 - nucleic acid binding [Evidence IEA];~go_function: GO:0005524 - ATP binding [Evidence IEA]): MSAPSGQSVQTSGFQTSVDIARQQPYVVAPLAGQKRPPSGPLNETTTNGHGSHAQDLDFVRPQVAPLPKSRLVASRIRPVAGSTPGEHDRKRVIPLESSAQGFLQSLNDPRFGLPNSLVANFAALGVTSIYQWQASCLLGQGLLEGKRHLIYTAPTGGGKSLVADVLMLKRIIEDPSKKAILVLPYVALVQEKLKWLRRIVQDVEKHIKEAEDQTDASHQRWRKMQRSIRVTGFFGGSKTTASWADTDIAVCTIEKANSLINTAIEECSIGELGAVVLDELHMLDDEHRGYLLELMVTKLLLLQQNIQIIGMSATISNTELLAEWINAQYFISTYRPVPVDEYLVYENAIYPAATSRQLLQTMAKLQAKFTSLGTLPVREVATPEREIAASASKEFSNPMTNAMVAMAIDTVIAGYGALVFCGSRVACQVQAALISEAMPDISAGVEHLNKRFDLLAELRSLPSGLDPALETILIKGVGFHHAGMTTEEREAIAQAYDQGVISVLVATCSLAAGVNLPARRVIINGARMGRELVGPAMLRQMCGRAGRKGKDEAGETYLICGNADLKAVCDLLEADMPAIESCLAPEKRGLKRALLEAIATGLVSGLEAVKEYVRCTLLYRTVDKKLSYSIMNSALQELAEEQLIFNSGDESWVATQLGQAVVASAFAPEDGLFVHEELKKALRAFVMDGDMHIFYMFTPLQIAAQTQIDWPIFRDQLDVLDESGLRALQFVGVQPGFVNTMVQSGASMREKTPEQVTQAMIYRRAYTAFQLRDLSNEVPLSVVASRYRIPRGGVQTLAQQCHGFAAGIVKFCQRMGWGMLAAVLDHMRDRLEAGARADLLEMAQVTYVKGWTARLLRDNGFRNLRALAEADPKDIAPVLQMVNPRKAQRNLHPTEAERYSKKLLAKADVIVASANKIWEREMQLELDE, encoded by the exons ATGTCTGCCCCTTCCGGACAGTCTGTTCAGACAAGTGGCTTCCAGACGTCTGTCGATATTGCCCGCCAGCAGCCTTATGTCGTAGCCCCATTGGCAGGCCAGAAACGGCCGCCTAGTGGTCCTTTAAATGAAACTACTACAAATGGCCACGGCTCTCATGCTCAGGATCTGGATTTTGTCCGGCCCCAAGTGGCCCCTCTTCCAAAGAGTCGCCTGGTTGCAAGCAGGATTCGCCCCGTTGCTGGCTCAACCCCGGGAGAGCATGATAGAAAACGGGTCATTCCCTTGGAATCATCGGCCCAGGGGTTCCTCCAATCCTTAAATGACCCAAGATTTGGGCTGCCAAATTCCCTTGTTGCGAATTTTGCTGCTCTCGGTGTCACTAGCATTTATCAGTGGCAGGCATCATGCTTGCTAGGCCAGGGCCTGCTCGAAGGAAAACGGCACTTGATCTATACTGCTCCCACTGGCGGTGGAAAGTCTCTCGTGGCCGATGTCCTGATGCTGAAGCGTATTATTGAGGATCCTTCGAAGAAAGCGATCCTGGTGCTGCCGTATGTCGCTTTGGTACAAGAGAAACTTAAATGGCTTCGGCGTATCGTCCAGGATGTTGAAAAACACATCAAGGAAGCCGAAGATCAGACGGATGCTAGCCATCAACGTTGGAGAAAAATGCAGAGATCTATCCGTGTCACTGGTTTCTTTGGTGGGAGTAAAACCACTGCCTCTTGGGCCGATACAGACATCGCGGTTTGTACCATTGAAAAG GCAAATTCATTGATCAACACTGCGATTGAGGAATGTAGTATCGGTGAACTTGGAGCAGTCGTATTGGATGAATTACACATGCTTGATGACGAGCATCGTGGATACTTATTGGAGCTAATGGTGACAAAACTGCTATTGTTGCAGCAGAATATTCAAATAATTGGAATGAGCGCTACCATCTCG AACACCGAGTTATTGGCAGAATGGATCAACGCCCAATACTTCATTTCAACCTATCGTCCGGTTCCCGTAGATGAATATCTCGTTTACGAGAATGCGATCTACCCGGCAGCCACCTCAAGGCAACTCCTTCAAACAATGGCGAAGCTGCAAGCTAAATTCACATCATTGGGGACACTGCCTGTTCGCGAGGTTGCGACTCCCGAGCGCGAAATCGCAGCCTCGGCGTCCAAGGAATTTTCCAACCCGATGACAAATGCAATGGTAGCAATGGCAATTGATACGGTCATCGCGGGGTACGGTGCTTTGGTGTTTTGCGGTAGCAGAGTAGCCTGTCAGGTCCAAGCTGCGCTCATTAGCGAGGCAATGCCCGATATATCTGCTGGCGTGGAACACCTGAACAAGCGTTTTGACCTCTTAGCGGAACTTCGAAGTCTTCCTAGCGGCCTGGATCCGGCTCTTGAGACAATACTCATTAAGGGAGTGGGGTTCCACC ATGCAGGGATGACAACCGAAGAGCGGGAAGCTATTGCGCAGGCATATGATCAGGGGGTTATAAGCGTATTGGTTGCTACCTGCAGCCTCGCTGCCGGTGTCAATCTTCCCGCACGAAGAGTCATCATAAATGGAGCACGCATGGGCCGGGAATTGGTTGGCCCTGCAATGTT GCGACAAATGTGCGGCCGAGCCGGGCGTAAAGGCAAAGACGAAGCTGGTGAAACGTACCTTATCTGTGGGAACGCTGACCTCAAGGCTGTGTGCGATCTACTGGAGGCGGATATGCCAGCGATAGAAAGCTGTCTGGCGCCGGAGAAAAGAGGATTGAAAAG AGCGCTTCTAGAGGCGATAGCAACTGGACTGGTGTCTGGCCTCGAAGCGGTCAAGGAGTACGTGAGATGTACCCTTTTATACCGCACAGTGGATAAGAAACTATCTTATAGCATCATGAACTCGGCTCTTCAAGAATTGGCCGAAGAACAACTCATCTTTAATAGTGGTGATGAGTCTTGGGTGGCCACGCAACTTGGACAAGCGGTTGTTGCCTCCGCGTTCGCTCCAGAGGATGGCCTCTTCGTACAtgaggagttgaagaaaGCGCTCCGAGCTTTTGTGATGGACGGCGACATGCATATATTCTACATGTTCACCCCGCTCCAGATCGCTGCACAGACCCAGATTGATTGGCCGATATTCAGGGATCAGTTGGATGTGCTTGATGAGAGTGGCCTGCGCGCTCTGCAGTTTGTTGGAGTCCAACCGGGATTTGTGAATACCAT GGTTCAAAGTGGCGCATCAATGAGGGAGAAAACCCCGGAGCAAGTGACTCAGGCGATGATATATCGTCGCGCCTATACGGCTTTTCAGCTTCGTGATCTTAGCAACGAGGTCCCGTTGTCGGTGGTTGCGAGTCGTTATCGGATTCCTCGGGGAGGAGTCCAGACTCTGGCGCAGCAGTGTCATGGATTCGCAGCGGGAATAGTCAAATTCTGCCAACGCATGGGTTGGGGAATGTTAGCTGCAGTTCTCGACCACATGCGCGACCGCTTAGAAGCCGGTGCTCGCGCCGATCTGTTGGAAATGGCTCAAGTGACCTATGTCAAGGGCTGGACGGCAAGATTACTCCGCGACAATGGGTTCAGGAATTTGCGGGCATTAGCCGAGGCAGATCCCAAGGACATTGCTCCTGTCCTGCAGATG GTTAACCCGCGCAAAGCCCAGAGGAACCTTCACCCAACTGAAGCCGAGCGGTACTCTAAGAAGCTACTGGCCAAAGCAGACGTCATCGTTGCATCTGCAAACAAAATATGGG AACGAGAAATGCAACTTGAACTGGATGAATGA
- the SNT2 gene encoding DNA-binding E3 ubiquitin-protein ligase SNT2 (COG:B,K;~EggNog:ENOG410PHEU;~InterPro:IPR009057,IPR001025,IPR019787,IPR019786, IPR000949,IPR029617,IPR011011,IPR043151,IPR034732, IPR001965,IPR013083;~PFAM:PF13832,PF13771,PF01426,PF13831;~go_function: GO:0003682 - chromatin binding [Evidence IEA]) → MSLDKSPPQRPQQQQVRPDSPDNNTLSPSAADSRRMPTPGPSSQRGSVDSSAPQDPADANESLSRPMTASASPSDADATATEPPSASATPAPSGYGTRSSRRNAASRPNYAEDRDIDVDLEVNNSASKTPKRGGATSNLTNGTRTDGEKSSSRKSLTAANGSNSAAARDGIPGTSSFLAKPDEVNSSSSSSRKRKQPASSTPTSTNENVSKKVFTSAPGITPGQGDSNMVTFDDGGAYLKDGKITADDGTTFSANEHVYLICEPPGEPYYLARIMEFLPNKNSPSGPIEALRVNWYYRPRDIQRNAADTRLVFASMHSDTCPLNSLRGKCQIRHASEIEDFEEYRKTRDCFWYDKMFDRYIHRYYEVIPTSKVINVPGNVKKVLDERWRYVLVEVGKRKELTSAVKTCKRCSLYAANSESVDCAVCHNTYHMSCVRPVLLKKPARGFGWSCAACTRAQDRKLEARHTPMLGDVPASEAQDADEEMIEEEEEDRPNGVPNGTSVSTPAPTEDEGIRPATEEQIAQASLWPYRYLGIHCRVEDALDYDDRIYPRASSRLGPRHQAVVNSWPGRPIEYVKPVEIKKKYMRNSGGGRRDNRLTKDTIAAIETAKKERASRPNWVMDEPPGFIRRGEDEPVTVAGKQARTAELLFKMPTIEEIPTRGEDDGPGSEISAANREKFIDEYMDRAKQLAPDLGVEKHSTNFLDKALELLYAQSFNVEAALAKLKGVNKHKDLKEPHLRPEEVKSFEQGVTKYGSELRNVSRHVGTVPHYQIVRYYYMWKKTPRGRQIWGNYGGRKNKKEAKRNSAAKLVDDVADDHDDSAFDNEKATEKKRGFQCKFCSTRSSRQWRRAPGVPPGTTVPSEPGARQRDKGPQLNVALCLRCALLWRKYGIQWESADEVAKKIGQSGNKSWRRRVDEELLTQLLVSSETGPANINSSTAATAASLGVPVGGNSQLENKKRNRNDKDSTATSTATSVEPVSKKRSANEKSSEPAPIEPEPPVAKTLPCAICAKIEPTGDQYVSCRDCRLTVHRNCYGISPLQNTVKWLCDTCSNDRNPLISTSYECVLCPVTWTEHELMEAPRSTHKKKTDRDREKEKLERGLVADAIKLYRERQEAVGKPVGPREPLKRTAGNNWIHVTCAVWTPEIKFSSAEELEAAEGFGLISADRFRETCKICKSNKGACVPCHFSGCNTHFHVGCAFQAKYKTGFDVTPIKSSRKDSASSVRLGDEVGAATAAIWCPQHTVSSAVHECSEPAEDGLNALQMFARTYKQADLSITGTVRRAAYLQQANGVAHQNATSSANRRSSTINGTATLPVMTKEKPTLPEENPDEMQIDSEPRPSQQIGGGDVARKCATCSTAHSPKWWTLDNVRRTPALSHRAPPSNGITSSASPPYNFGHSQSSLPALNGVYGSPDTKMGPANLEGSQVLYECHKCHLKKMKAQPQPPSPEPRPSPYSAQRPVLPTPRLAEYHSHSYGSSHSHPSQGALPRPVGPPASVSPERYPGYERAGEYGDNGLRNGLQNVAYRSAPPPPPPMRHLNGYQPPAPPAPNYTSASHPPAPQPYPAHQSPYGPVGLSSPHPPPVPGPLQYAHSAPSASPPDIPATMVRHSPQHSLSALNGGPPSRLYSVERVINAPTRSPPVSQAHMDPRGRTPPSKLEDNTVAGGPMPMSSGRHTTTNGTSGGSGASASPSLKNLLS, encoded by the exons ATGTCCTTGGATAAGTCACCGCCCCAAAGgccccagcaacaacaagTGAGGCCCGACTCTCCCGACAACAACACACTATCACCATCCGCCGCCGACAGTCGTCGCATGCCTACCCCTGGCCCGTCTTCGCAGAGGGGTTCTGTGGATTCGTCCGCACCCCAAGATCCTGCCGATGCTAATGAATCACTATCGCGGCCGATGACGGCCAGTGCATCTCcttctgatgctgatgctaCGGCTACGGAACCGCCCAGCGCATCCGCCACGCCAGCCCCCTCTGGCTATGGGACGCGGTCGAGTCGTCGAAATGCCGCTTCCCGCCCAAACTACGCCGAGGATCGTGACATTGATGTCGACCTCGAGGTTAACAATTCCGCCTCGAAAACTCCTAAACGCGGCGGTGCTACTAGTAATCTCACTAACGGCACGCGAACTGATGGTGAAAAGTCAAGCTCTCGGAAAAGTCTAACGGCGGCGAACGGATCCAACTCCGCCGCTGCCAGGGACGGTATCCCCGGCACCTCCTCGTTCCTCGCCAAACCAGATGAGGTCAATTCATCATCGAGTTCTTCACGCAAGCGAAAGCAGCCTGCAAGCTCCACCCCGACCTCAACAAACGAAAATGTTTCCAAAAAGGTGTTCACCTCCGCGCCAGGGATCACCCCGGGTCAGGGTGACTCGAACATGGTCACCTTTGATGACGGGGGCGCTTACTTGAAGGATGGTAAAATCACGGCCGACGATGGCACGACATTTTCAGCCAACG AACATGTTTATCTTATTTGTGAACCTCCAGGCGAGCCTTATTACTTGGCGCGTATCATGGAATTTCTCCCAAACAAAAATTCGCCATCTGGCCCGATTGAGGCGTTACGAGTCAATTGGTATTACAGACCACGTGACATTCAGCGAAACGCCGCGGATACGAGGCTAGTATTCGCGTCGATGCATTCCGACACATGTCCGCTTAATTCATTACGTGGGAAGTGTCAGATCAGGCATGCATCGGAAATCGAAGATTTCGAAGAGTACAGGAAGACCCGGGATTGTTTCTGGTACGACAAGATGTTTGACCGGTATATCCACCGCTACTACGAAGTTATTCCGACAAGCAAAGTCATCAATGTGCCCGGCAACGTCAAAAAGGTTCTCGATGAACGATGGCGATATGTCCTAGTCGAAGTCGGGAAGCGGAAAGAGTTGACGAGCGCGGTCAAAACCTGTAAACGATGTAGTTTATACGCTGCTAA CTCTGAATCCGTGGATTGTGCTGTTTGCCATAATACCTATCACATGTCCTGTGTCCGACCAGTATTACTGAAAAAGCCGGCCCGGGGATTTGGGTGGTCTTGTGCGGCCTGCACTCGAGCGCAAGACCGGAAACTCGAGGCCCGGCATACTCCAATGCTTGGCGATGTACCGGCATCAGAGGCGCAGGACGCCGACGAAGAAAtgatcgaagaagaggaggaagatcgTCCGAACGGGGTTCCCAATGGTACCTCAGTCAGCACTCCGGCTCCGACCGAGGATGAAGGGATTCGGCCAGCCACGGAGGAGCAAATTGCCCAGGCCAGTTTGTGGCCATATCGCTATTTGGGAATCCATTGCCGAGTGGAAGATGCGCTAGACTACGACGACCGCATTTACCCTCGAGCTAGTTCGCGATTAGGGCCCCGGCACCAGGCGGTGGTAAACTCATGGCCCGGACGCCCGATCGAATACGTGAAGCCCGTtgagatcaagaagaagtATATGAGGAACTCCGGAGGCGGTCGCAGAGACAACAGGCTTACCAAAGATACTATTGCTGCTATTGAAACTGCTAAGAAAGAGCGGGCCAGCCGACCCAACTGGGTTATGGATGAGCCGCCTGGCTTCATCCGCCGAGGTGAAGATGAGCCAGTTACAGTGGCTGGTAAGCAGGCCCGCACCGCCGAGCTGCTTTTCAAGATGCCCACCATAGAGGAAATACCGAcgagaggagaggatgatgGACCTGGATCGGAAATTAGCGCGGCAAACCGAGAGAAGTTCATCGACGAATACATGGACCGAGCGAAACAGTTGGCACCCGATTTAGGCGTCGAGAAGCATTCGACTAATTTTCTTGACAAAGCGTTGGAGCTTCTGTATGCACAGAGCTTCAACGTTGAGGCGGCGCTTGCAAAACTGAAGGGGGTAAATAAACACAAGGACCTCAAAGAACCCCATCTACGCCCCGAGGAAGTCAAGTCCTTCGAACAAGGAGTCACAAAGTACGGATCTGAGTTGCGCAATGTGAGCAGGCATGTCGGAACTGTTCCCCATTATCAAATTGTGCGGTATTACTACATGTGGAAGAAAACACCCCGAGGCCGCCAGATCTGGGGTAATTATGGTGGCAggaaaaataagaaagaagccAAGCGAAACAGTGCTGCGAAGCTCGTGGACGATGTCGCGGATGACCACGATGATTCGGCCTTCGATAATGAGAAAGCTACAGAGAAGAAGCGTGGCTTTCAATGCAAATTCTGTTCCACCCGAAGCTCACGGCAGTGGCGACGCGCACCTGGTGTGCCTCCTGGCACAACGGTTCCTAGTGAGCCAGGAGCGAGACAGCGGGACAAGGGACCGCAGCTTAATGTTGCCCTTTGCTTGCGTTGTGCTCTGCTTTGGAGAAAGTACGGAATCCAATGGGAGAGCGCGGACGAAGTTGCAAAGAAGATCGGCCAAAGTGGCAACAAATCGTGGCGCCGCCGCGTGGACGAAGAACTATTGACTCAGCTGCTTGTTTCCTCTGAGACAGGCCCTGCTAATATCAATAGCTCGACCGCTGCCACTGCGGCCTCGCTTGGTGTCCCTGTAGGCGGGAACTCTCAGTTGGAGAACAAGAAGCGAAATCGGAATGACAAGGACAGTACGGCAACCTCAACAGCTACCTCCGTGGAGCCTGTCTCGAAGAAGAGGTCTGCGAACGAGAAGTCCTCCGAACCTGCTCCGATTGAACCGGAACCTCCCGTGGCCAAAACACTTCCTTGCGCGATCTGCGCCAAGATCGAACCCACTGGGGATCAGTACGTGTCCTGCAGGGATTGCCGTCTAACCGTTCACCGAAACTGCTACGGAATCAGCCCCTTACAGAACACAGTCAAATGGTTGTGCGATACTTGCTCGAACGACCGAAACCCGCTCATATCCACCTCTTACGAATGCGTTCTATGCCCGGTGACCTGGACTGAGCACGAGTTGATGGAAGCGCCAAGGTCAACTcacaagaagaagaccgacAGGGACcgcgagaaagaaaaactTGAGCGCGGCTTGGTTGCGGACGCGATTAAGCTTTACCGCGAGAGGCAGGAAGCTGTTGGCAAGCCAGTCGGCCCCCGGGAACCTCTTAAGCGGACTGCCGGCAATAACTGGATCCACGTTACCTGCGCAGTTTGGACGCCTGAAATCAAGTTCAGCAGCGCAGAAGAACTAGAAGCTGCTGAGGGCTTCGGGCTGATTTCCGCTGATCGATTCCGTGAGACTTGCAAGATCTGCAAGTCTAACAAGGGTGCCTGTGTCCCGTGCCACTTTAGCGGCTGTAACACCCACTTTCACGTTGGCTGTGCGTTTCAAGCCAAGTACAAGACCGGGTTCGACGTTACCCCGATCAAAAGCTCCAGGAAAGACAGCGCATCGAGCGTTCGGCTTGGGGACGAAGTTGGAGCGGCGACTGCAGCGATTTGGTGTCCTCAGCACACAGTTTCATCTGCCGTTCATGAGTGCAGCGAGCCAGCCGAAGATGGTCTCAATGCGCTCCAGATGTTTGCTCGTACTTATAAACAGGCAGATCTCAGCATAACCGGAACGGTTCGGAGGGCAGCCTATCTTCAGCAGGCGAATGGCGTAGCGCACCAGAACGCAACTTCTTCTGCGAACCGACGATCTTCTACCATTAATGGTACCGCGACTCTACCTGTGATGACGAAAGAAAAGCCAACTCTGCCTGAGGAAAACCCCGATGAGATGCAGATCGATTCTGAGCCCCGTCCTTCACAGCAAATTGGTGGTGGGGATGTAGCCCGAAAATGCGCTACTTGTTCAACAGCCCATAGCCCCAAATGGTGGACGCTTGACAACGTTCGTCGGACTCCCGCTCTCAGTCACAGGGCACCTCCTTCGAACGGAATCACGTCCTCAGCGAGCCCACCATATAACTTTGGACACTCCCAGTCCTCGTTACCTGCGCTCAACGGGGTCTACGGTTCTCCAGACACGAAAATGGGACCAGCAAACCTGGAGGGTTCACAAGTGCTGTATGAGTGCCACAAGTGCCATCTCAAAAAGATGAAGGCCCAGCCACAACCACCATCTCCGGAACCACGACCGTCACCTTACTCAGCCCAGCGGCCAGTTTTGCCCACACCCCGACTAGCGGAATATCATAGCCATTCGTATGGATCTTCTCATAGCCACCCCAGTCAAGGGGCCCTTCCCCGGCCTGTTGGTCCGCCCGCTAGCGTTAGCCCCGAACGGTACCCTGGATATGAACGAGCGGGGGAGTATGGGGATAATGGGCTGCGCAACGGTTTACAAAACGTTGCATACCGAAGtgctccacctccaccaccgccaatgCGCCACCTGAATGGGTATCAGCCGCCTGCGCCTCCTGCGCCCAATTATACTAGCGCCTCGCATCCCCCTGCTCCTCAGCCATACCCAGCCCATCAGAGCCCGTATGGACCAGTTGGTCTCTCCTCGCCGCATCCACCACCAGTGCCGGGGCCTCTGCAATATGCGCACTCTGCGCCGTCCGCGTCACCGCCAGATATACCGGCCACGATGGTGCGACACTCCCCGCAGCATTCACTGAGCGCCTTGAATGGTGGTCCACCCTCCCGGCTATATTCGGTTGAACGTGTTATTAACGCGCCGACGCGGTCACCCCCTGTTTCCCAGGCACACATGGACCCTCGGGGACGAACTCCACCGAGCAAGCTGGAGGATAATACAGTCGCTGGAGGCCCGATGCCAATGAGTAGCGGGCGGCACACCACCACAAATGGGACAAGTGGCGGCTCTGGAGCTAGCGCTAGCCCGTCATTGAAGAATCTCCTATCATAG
- a CDS encoding retrograde cargo receptor ERV46 (COG:U;~EggNog:ENOG410PH7U;~InterPro:IPR012936,IPR039542;~PFAM:PF07970,PF13850;~TransMembrane:2 (o20-43i398-420o)), giving the protein MPAKSRFTRLDAFAKTVDEARIRTTSGGIITIASLLIVLWLVWGEWADYRRVVVMPELVVDKSRGEKMEIHLNVTFPRLPCELTTLDVMDVSGEQQVGVAHGVNKVRLASVADGGHVLDIQSLELHSEEAKHLDPEYCGECGGAPSPPNAVKAGCCNTCEEVREAYAQKQWAFGKGANIEQCEREHYGERIEAQRREGCRLEGVIRVNKVVGNFHVAPGRSFSSGNMHVHDIANYLEVDLPTAEQHTMSHVIHQLRFGPQLPDELSDRWQWTDHHHTNPLDSTNQDAAEPAFSFMYFIKVVSTSYLPLGWDPLFSSSLHSSSDVSTPLGAHGVSAGSQGSIETHQYSVTSHKRSLRGGDASDEGHKERLHAANGIPGVFFNYDISPMKVINREARPKTFTGFLTGVCAIIGGTLTVAAAVDRTLYEGVNRVRKLHSN; this is encoded by the exons ATGCCGGCCAAATCACGGTTCACAAGGCTAGACGCCTTCGCCAAAACTGTCGACGAGGCACGCATCCGCACCACGTCCGGGGGGATCATCACAATCGCCTCGCTTCTTATTGTACTTTGGCTTGTTTGGGGAGAATGGGCGGACTACCGGCGTGTCGTGGTCATGCCCGAGTTGGTCGTCGATAAGTCAAGAG GCGAGAAAATGGAGATTCATCTGAACGTTACATTCCCCCGCCTCCCCTGCGAACTTACGACACTAGATGTTATGGACGTCTCGGGCGAACAGCAGGTCGGCGTTGCGCACGGCGTGAACAAAGTCCGCCTTGCCTCCGTTGCTGACGGTGGCCATGTCCTCGATATCCAATCTTTGGAACT CCACTccgaagaagcaaaacaCCTCGACCCCGAGTACTGCGGCGAGTGCGGCGGggcaccatctcctcccaaTGCTGTCAAGGCCGGTTGCTGCAACACCTGCGAGGAAGTCCGAGAAGCATACGCGCAGAAACAATGGGCCTTCGGCAAGGGCGCCAACATCGAACAATGCGAGCGCGAACACTACGGAGAGCGCATCGAAGCCCAGCGCCGCGAAGGATGCCGTCTTGAAGGTGTCATCCGCGTTAACAAGGTTGTCGGCAACTTCCACGTCGCACCCGGccgcagcttctccagcggAAACATGCACGTCCACGATATCGCGAACTACCTCGAGGTCGACCTCCCCACAGCCGAACAACATACGATGTCGCATGTCATCCACCAACTCCGCTTCGGACCCCAGCTCCCCGACGAGCTTTCCGACCGCTGGCAATGGACCGACCACCATCACACCAACCCGCTGGACAGCACAAACCAGGATGCCGCCGAGCCAGCCTTCAGTTTCATGTACTTCATCAAAGTCGTCTCAACCTCCTACCTCCCCCTCGGCTGGGATCCTCTATTCTCATCCTCTCTACACAGCTCCTCAGACGTCAGCACCCCGCTGGGCGCGCACGGCGTGAGCGCTGGCAGTCAAGGCAGCATTGAAACGCACCAGTACTCCGTAACCTCGCACAAGCGCTCTCTGCGCGGCGGAGATGCCTCAGACGAGGGCCACAAGGAGCGTCTCCACGCCGCCAACGGTATCCCCGGCGTCTTCTTCAACTACGATATTTCACCGATGAAGGTCATCAACCGCGAGGCGAGACCGAAGACCTTCACCGGTTTCTTAACAGGGGTTTGCGCTATCATCGGTGGTACTCTCACTGTCGCGGCTGCGGTCGACCGTACGCTCTACGAAGGTGTCAACAGAGTGAGGAAGTTGCACTCAAACTAA